In Picosynechococcus sp. PCC 7002, the following are encoded in one genomic region:
- a CDS encoding fasciclin domain-containing protein translates to MPSIVDIAVNNEGFSTLVAAVQAAGLVETLAGEGDFTVFAPNDDAFAKLPPGTIQTLVQNPPQLARILTYHVAAGRLTKDDLIKLGEVTSIEGSPIPINGEDDFEVKNATVLAADIEADNGIIHVIDNVILMG, encoded by the coding sequence ATGCCAAGTATTGTGGATATTGCGGTTAATAATGAGGGTTTTTCAACCCTTGTGGCCGCCGTGCAAGCCGCAGGTTTAGTGGAAACTTTAGCCGGAGAAGGGGATTTTACCGTCTTTGCGCCCAACGATGACGCTTTCGCCAAATTGCCCCCCGGCACGATTCAAACCCTTGTGCAAAATCCGCCCCAGTTAGCGCGTATTCTCACTTATCACGTCGCGGCGGGACGGTTAACTAAGGATGATTTAATCAAACTTGGGGAAGTGACTTCCATCGAAGGTTCCCCCATTCCCATTAATGGTGAAGATGATTTTGAGGTCAAAAATGCAACGGTTTTAGCGGCTGACATCGAAGCTGACAATGGCATTATTCATGTAATTGATAATGTTATTTTGATGGGCTAA